The following coding sequences are from one Oncorhynchus nerka isolate Pitt River linkage group LG6, Oner_Uvic_2.0, whole genome shotgun sequence window:
- the slu7 gene encoding pre-mRNA-splicing factor SLU7: MPEEEEAATAATSADGVVGLEEPKKMTREDWRKKKELEEQRKLGNAPAEVDEEGKDINPHIPQYISSVPWYIDPSKRPTLKHQRPQEERQQQFSSIEEWYKRGVQEKAISTKFRKGACDNCGAMTHKKKDCLERPRKVGAKFTGNGMAPDEHSQISLDLDYDGKRDRWNGYDPEDHMRIVEEYAKVDQAKQTLKSQKLHEELASGKLTDQASSSRKWDDGERTQEQNSEDEDEDKYADDIDMPGQNFDSKRRITVRNLRIREDIAKYLRNLDPDSAYYDPKTRAMRENPYQNTGMVPEDVGFAGDNFVRYSGDTVTMAQTQLFAWEAYDKGSEVHLQADPTKLELLHQSFKVKKEDFKDKQKETILDKYGGEEHLDAPPRELLLAQTEDYVEYSRHGAVLKGQEKAVARSKYEEDVLIQNHACIWGSYWREGCWGFKCCHSMVKQSYCTGEAGIKTTGSSACVPFEEGLEQEEEEEPKTLLEMHREKLKEKKKKKKKQKKKKHGSDSSDSEEDEEKKKQKLNKALAAEDMRLKQVEEMMKVDERKRKYNSLQEIKEPTEEEMEAFRMKRSREDDPMANFLELGQ; this comes from the exons ATGCCGGAGGAAGAAGAGGCAGCGACGGCTGCGACCAGCGCCGATGGGGTGGTGGGTCTGGAAGAACCCAAGAAGATGACCAGAGAggattggaggaagaagaaggagttagaggagcagagaAAACTGGGAAATGCTCCTGCTGAGGTAGATGAAGAGGGAAA GGACATCAACCCTCACATTCCCCAGTACATCTCCTCAGTGCCCTGGTACATCGACCCCTCTAAGAGACCCACCTTAAAGCACCAGAGGCCCCAGGAGGAGAGGCAACAACAGTTCTCCTCCATCGAGGAGTGGTACAAGAGAGGGGTGCAAGAG AAAGCCATCAGCACCAAGTTCAGGAAGGGAGCTTGTGATAACTGCGGTGCCATGACACACAAGAAGAAGGACTGCTTGGAG CGGCCCAGAAAGGTGGGGGCAAAGTTCACAGGTAACGGCATGGCCCCCGACGAACACAGCCAGATCTCTCTGGATCTGGACTACGATGGGAAGAGGGACCGCTGGAACGGCTACGACCCTGAGGATCACATGCGTATTGTGGAGGAGTACGCCAAAGTAGACCAGGCCAAACAAACACTGAAATCTCAGAAACTCCATGAGGAGTTGGCTTCAGGGAAACTCACGGACCAAGCA AGCTCCTCAAGAAAGTGGGATGATGGCGAACGCACACAGGAGCAAAACAGTGAGGATGAAGATGAAGATAAGTACGCAGATGACATCGACATGCCGGGACAGAACTTTGACTCCAAGAGACGAATCACAGTCAGAAACCTGCGTATCAGAGAAGATATCGCTAAG TACTTGAGAAATCTGGATCCAGACTCGGCTTACTACGACCCTAAGACTCGAGCCATGAGAGAGAACCCCTACCAGAATACTGGCATGGTTCCTGAAGA TGTGGGGTTCGCAGGAGACAACTTTGTTCGTTACTCTGGAGACACCGTCACCATGGCACAGACACAGC tctttgCGTGGGAGGCCTATGATAAGGGCTCTGAGGTGCACCTCCAGGCCGACCCCACCAAGCTGGAGCTGCTGCACCAGTCCTTCAAGGTCAAGAAGGAGGATTTCAAGGACAAACAGAAGGAGACGATCCTGGATAAG tacggGGGTGAGGAGCACCTGGACGCCCCCCCCAGAGAGCTGTTGCTGGCCCAGACTGAGGACTACGTGGAGTACAGTCGACACGGTGCCGTGCTAAAGGGACAGGAGAAGGCCGTGGCACGCTCCAAATACGAAGAGGACGTACTCATCCAGAACCACGCG TGTATCTGGGGGTCGTACTGGAGAGAAGGCTGCTGGGGCTTCAAGTGCTGCCACTCCATGGTCAAACAGAGCTACTGCACCGGAGAGGCTGGCATCAAAACTACG GGCTCCTCGGCCTGTGTTCCGTTTGAAGAGGGACTtgagcaggaggaagaggaggagcctAAGACTCTACTGGAGATGCACAGGGAGAAACttaaagagaagaagaagaagaagaagaagcagaagaagaaaaaGCACGGCTCAGACAGCAGCGACTCTGAGGAAGATGAGGAGAAGAAGAAACAGAAACTGAACAAG gccCTGGCCGCAGAGGACATGCGTCTGAAGCAGGTAGAAGAGATGATGAAAgtggatgagaggaagaggaagtacAACAGCCTGCAGGAGATCAAGGAGCCCacggaggaggagatggaggcctTTAGGATGAAACGCTCCAGGGAAGACGACCCCATGGCCAACTTCCTGGAGCTGGGGCAGTGA